In Flavobacterium okayamense, a single window of DNA contains:
- the mfd gene encoding transcription-repair coupling factor, which translates to MNLIADAFTSRKKIAVNGLTGSSLSFVTTALFKQSELPFLLLFNDKEEAAYYLNDLELLVNKDDVLFYPGSYRRPYQIEETDNANVLLRAEVLNRINSRKKPAIIVSYAEAVFEKVVTRKELEKNTLKISVNDNLSIDFINETLFEYNFKRVDFVTEPGEFSVRGGIIDVFSFSNDNPYRIEFFGDEVDSIRTFDVETQLSVEKLKKINIIPNVENKLLEENRESFLEYINEKTVLLIQNTDFLGQQLDKLFGKANEAFEKLSADIKHSQPEELFVNQKSFLKKALDFTVIELDKNPVFETEKKFEFHTQPQPSFNKQFDLLLNNLSENHFNGFTNYLCCSNENQVNRFHDIFESIDEEQHESIRKQYKTIVLPLYQGFIDDENRIVCYTDHQIFERYHKFNIKNGYSKKQTITLKELTSLSVGDYVTHIDHGIGKFGGLQKIDVEGKKQEAIKLVYADNDIVYVSIHSLHKISKYNGKDGTPPKIYKLGSSAWKTLKQKTKARVKHIAFNLIQLYAKRRLDKGFQYAPDSYLQKELESSFIYEDTPDQITATADVKADMESERPMDRLVCGDVGFGKTEVAIRAAFKAVDNGKQVAILVPTTILAYQHYRTFSERLKDMPVTVNYLNRFRTAKQKSETLKALEEGKVDIIIGTHQLVNKNVQFKNLGLLIIDEEQKFGVNVKDKLKTIATNVDTLTLTATPIPRTLQFSLMAARDLSVITTPPPNRYPIETQVVRFHEEIIRDAISYEIQRGGQVYFINNRIENIKEVAGMIQRLVPGAKVGIGHGQMDGKKLEELMLAFMEGEFDVLVATTIVESGLDVPNANTIFINNANNFGLSDLHQMRGRVGRSNKKAFCYFITPPYSMMTSEAQKRITALEQFSELGSGFNIAMKDLEIRGAGDLLGGEQSGFINEIGFETYQKIMNEAIDELKENEFKDLYAEENDIETKEFVKEIQIDSDFELLFPDEYINNITERLNLYNELSNIKTEEELERFEQKLVDRFGPLPKPALALLNSVRIKWKATAMGIEKLILKQGKMVGYFISDQQSDFYQSNRFMKVLQFAQQNGNICKIKEKQTKNGLRLLLSFDNVKSVTKALELLKGF; encoded by the coding sequence ATCAATCTAATTGCTGATGCTTTTACTTCGCGTAAAAAAATCGCAGTGAATGGTTTAACGGGTTCCTCTCTATCATTTGTTACAACTGCTTTGTTCAAACAAAGTGAATTGCCGTTTTTATTGTTGTTCAATGATAAAGAAGAAGCTGCTTATTATTTAAACGATTTAGAATTATTAGTAAACAAAGACGATGTTCTTTTCTATCCGGGTTCGTATCGCCGACCTTATCAAATTGAAGAAACTGATAATGCGAATGTTTTGCTTCGTGCGGAAGTTTTAAACCGAATTAATTCACGTAAAAAACCCGCTATTATTGTTTCATATGCCGAAGCGGTTTTTGAAAAAGTGGTAACGCGAAAAGAACTTGAAAAAAACACGTTGAAAATATCGGTTAACGATAATTTATCCATTGACTTTATCAACGAAACTTTATTTGAATACAATTTTAAACGTGTCGATTTTGTAACCGAACCAGGAGAATTCTCGGTTCGAGGTGGAATTATCGATGTGTTTTCGTTTTCTAATGACAATCCGTATCGAATTGAATTTTTTGGTGACGAAGTCGATAGTATTCGAACGTTTGATGTAGAAACCCAACTATCGGTTGAAAAACTAAAGAAAATCAATATCATTCCAAATGTTGAGAATAAATTATTGGAAGAAAACCGAGAAAGCTTCTTAGAATACATCAACGAGAAAACAGTTTTATTGATTCAGAATACCGATTTTCTTGGGCAACAATTAGATAAATTATTTGGCAAAGCCAATGAAGCTTTCGAAAAATTATCGGCTGATATCAAACACAGTCAACCTGAAGAATTATTTGTAAATCAAAAGTCGTTTTTAAAGAAAGCTTTAGATTTTACAGTGATTGAATTGGATAAAAATCCTGTTTTTGAAACCGAAAAGAAATTCGAGTTTCATACACAACCACAACCTTCATTTAACAAACAATTTGATTTGTTATTGAACAACTTGAGTGAAAATCACTTTAACGGATTTACCAATTATTTATGTTGTTCCAATGAAAATCAAGTGAATCGTTTTCATGATATATTTGAAAGTATTGATGAAGAGCAACATGAAAGCATTCGTAAACAATATAAAACCATCGTTTTACCTTTATACCAAGGTTTTATAGACGATGAAAACCGCATCGTTTGTTATACTGATCATCAAATTTTTGAACGCTATCATAAGTTCAATATCAAGAATGGTTATTCTAAAAAGCAAACCATTACGTTAAAAGAATTGACTTCACTTTCTGTTGGCGATTATGTAACGCATATCGATCACGGAATTGGGAAATTTGGTGGTTTACAAAAAATAGATGTCGAAGGCAAAAAACAAGAAGCCATTAAATTAGTGTATGCCGATAATGACATTGTGTATGTAAGTATCCACTCGCTTCACAAGATTTCAAAATACAACGGAAAAGATGGCACTCCGCCTAAGATTTACAAATTAGGAAGTAGTGCTTGGAAAACCTTAAAACAAAAAACCAAAGCACGTGTTAAACATATTGCTTTCAATTTGATTCAGCTGTATGCAAAACGAAGATTAGACAAAGGTTTTCAATATGCGCCCGATAGCTATTTACAAAAAGAATTAGAGAGTTCATTTATTTATGAAGATACTCCTGATCAAATTACGGCTACAGCTGATGTAAAAGCCGACATGGAAAGCGAAAGACCAATGGATCGCTTGGTTTGTGGCGATGTTGGTTTTGGGAAAACAGAAGTCGCGATTCGTGCGGCATTTAAAGCGGTTGATAATGGCAAACAAGTCGCTATTTTAGTTCCCACTACTATTTTGGCGTACCAACACTATCGTACGTTTTCGGAACGTTTAAAAGATATGCCGGTTACGGTGAATTACTTAAACCGATTTAGAACTGCAAAACAAAAATCGGAAACTTTAAAAGCATTAGAAGAAGGTAAAGTTGATATTATCATTGGAACGCATCAATTGGTAAATAAAAATGTACAGTTCAAGAATTTAGGTTTACTGATTATTGATGAAGAACAGAAATTTGGCGTAAACGTAAAAGATAAATTAAAAACGATTGCAACCAATGTTGATACGTTAACTTTAACGGCAACTCCAATTCCGAGAACACTTCAGTTTTCTTTAATGGCGGCTCGAGATTTATCGGTGATTACCACGCCACCGCCAAACAGATATCCAATCGAAACGCAAGTGGTTCGTTTTCATGAAGAGATTATTCGCGATGCGATTTCGTATGAAATTCAACGTGGCGGACAAGTTTATTTCATCAACAACCGAATTGAAAACATTAAGGAGGTTGCGGGAATGATTCAGCGATTGGTTCCTGGAGCAAAAGTAGGCATAGGTCACGGACAAATGGATGGGAAAAAGTTAGAAGAATTAATGCTAGCTTTCATGGAAGGCGAATTTGATGTTTTAGTGGCAACAACTATTGTAGAAAGTGGTTTAGATGTACCTAATGCAAATACGATTTTCATAAACAATGCGAATAATTTCGGACTTTCCGATTTGCACCAAATGCGAGGTCGTGTTGGCCGAAGCAATAAAAAAGCATTTTGTTATTTCATTACGCCACCGTATTCGATGATGACGAGTGAAGCACAAAAACGTATTACGGCTCTGGAACAATTTAGCGAATTAGGAAGTGGTTTTAACATTGCGATGAAAGATTTAGAAATTCGTGGTGCTGGCGATTTATTAGGTGGCGAACAAAGTGGATTTATTAATGAAATTGGTTTTGAAACCTACCAAAAAATCATGAATGAAGCCATAGATGAATTGAAAGAAAATGAATTTAAAGATTTGTATGCCGAAGAAAACGATATTGAAACCAAAGAATTTGTAAAAGAAATACAAATTGATTCTGATTTTGAGTTGTTGTTTCCTGATGAATACATTAACAATATTACCGAACGTTTAAATCTTTATAACGAGTTAAGTAACATTAAAACGGAAGAAGAATTAGAACGTTTTGAACAAAAACTAGTTGACCGTTTTGGACCTTTGCCTAAACCTGCATTGGCGCTTTTAAATAGTGTTCGCATTAAGTGGAAAGCTACCGCAATGGGAATTGAAAAATTGATTTTAAAACAAGGTAAAATGGTAGGCTATTTTATTAGTGACCAACAAAGTGATTTTTACCAAAGCAACCGTTTTATGAAAGTGTTGCAATTTGCCCAACAAAACGGAAATATTTGCAAAATAAAAGAAAAACAAACTAAAAATGGTTTACGTTTATTGTTGTCTTTTGATAATGTAAAAAGTGTAACGAAAGCGTTGGAATTGTTGAAGGGGTTTTAA
- a CDS encoding L-threonine 3-dehydrogenase: MQTKILIIGACGQIGTELTAKLRETYGVENVIASDIRKLENDVVNNGIFEVVNALDFNQIQNLVEQYQITDVYLMAALLSATAEKNPAFAWDLNMNSLFHVLNLAKDGKIQKIFWPSSIAVFGPTTPRENTPQYTVMEPSTVYGISKQAGERWCEYYNKQYGVDVRSIRYPGLISWSTEPGGGTTDYAVDIYHKAITDGKFTSFLSENSALPMMYMDDAIKATISIMQAPAEQIKIRSSYNLSAMSFTPKEVAEEIKKHYPSFTIDYDPDFRQKIADSWPASIDDSSAREDWGWKNDYDLENMTVEMFKNLKEYIYS; this comes from the coding sequence ATGCAAACCAAAATATTAATTATTGGTGCTTGTGGTCAAATAGGCACTGAGCTTACTGCTAAACTTCGCGAAACCTACGGTGTTGAAAATGTAATTGCTTCAGATATACGTAAACTAGAAAATGATGTCGTAAATAATGGAATTTTTGAAGTTGTAAATGCATTAGATTTTAACCAAATTCAAAACTTAGTGGAGCAATATCAAATTACCGATGTATATTTAATGGCGGCTTTACTTTCGGCAACTGCTGAAAAGAATCCTGCATTTGCTTGGGATTTGAATATGAATTCGTTGTTTCATGTTTTGAATTTAGCAAAAGACGGAAAAATTCAAAAGATATTTTGGCCTTCAAGTATTGCTGTTTTTGGTCCAACAACACCAAGAGAAAATACACCACAATATACCGTTATGGAGCCTTCAACCGTTTACGGAATTTCGAAGCAAGCAGGAGAAAGATGGTGCGAATATTACAACAAACAATACGGAGTTGATGTAAGAAGTATTCGTTATCCAGGTTTAATTAGTTGGAGTACTGAACCAGGCGGCGGAACTACAGATTATGCGGTTGATATTTACCACAAAGCAATTACCGATGGTAAGTTTACAAGTTTCTTATCTGAAAATTCGGCGTTACCCATGATGTATATGGACGATGCTATTAAAGCAACGATAAGTATTATGCAAGCGCCAGCAGAGCAGATTAAAATTCGTTCTTCATACAATTTATCAGCGATGAGTTTTACACCAAAAGAAGTGGCTGAAGAAATTAAAAAGCATTATCCAAGTTTTACCATAGATTATGACCCAGATTTCCGCCAGAAAATTGCGGATAGTTGGCCAGCAAGTATAGATGATTCGTCGGCAAGAGAAGATTGGGGTTGGAAAAACGATTACGATTTAGAAAATATGACGGTTGAAATGTTCAAGAATTTGAAGGAGTATATTTATAGTTAA
- a CDS encoding nuclear transport factor 2 family protein encodes MKKLVFLFAIILASCSSTKDLTSEKNSINLLLDNWHKAAAEANFDNYFNAMAEESIFIGTDATENWNKAEFIAFAKPYFDKGSAWNFIALERNIYFSKDYKTAWFDELLNTQMKICRGSGVIQKINNKWKIKHYVLSMTIPNDNTNEVIKIKAPIEDALIDKLK; translated from the coding sequence ATGAAAAAATTAGTATTTCTATTCGCAATAATTCTTGCAAGTTGTTCGTCAACAAAAGATTTAACTTCAGAAAAAAACAGCATTAATTTATTATTAGACAATTGGCACAAAGCGGCGGCCGAAGCTAATTTTGACAACTATTTTAATGCCATGGCGGAAGAATCTATTTTCATTGGAACCGATGCAACTGAGAATTGGAATAAAGCTGAATTTATAGCATTTGCAAAACCCTATTTTGATAAAGGCAGCGCTTGGAATTTTATAGCATTAGAACGTAATATTTACTTTTCTAAAGATTATAAAACCGCTTGGTTTGACGAATTGTTAAATACACAAATGAAAATTTGTAGAGGAAGTGGTGTTATACAAAAAATTAACAACAAGTGGAAAATTAAACATTATGTATTATCAATGACAATTCCTAACGATAATACAAATGAAGTGATAAAAATAAAAGCGCCTATAGAAGACGCTTTGATTGATAAGTTGAAATAA
- a CDS encoding OmpA family protein has translation MIRKVALAMVVLGLTTSCVSKKIYQDLESKYADLKKERNALADENEDLTFQKNNLELEKNNLQTELDKTKAERDKLANDYAATKKSLDNLKSSYAALEKNSNDALESNMKKNRELLAELEAKQKALNAEQERLNKLKTDLEASSTRLAELEKMMADKEAAMNKLKESLSKALNAFEGKGLTVENRNGKVYVSMENKLLFESGSWTVGAEGKKAVKALGNVLAENPEISVLIEGHTDNDKIVGTIGGGVENNWDLSTKRATAIVNILSENKGIDKKNLTAAGRSEFAPLAGNETAEGKAKNRRIEIILTPKLDEITKLMSEM, from the coding sequence ATGATAAGAAAAGTTGCCCTTGCCATGGTAGTTTTAGGATTAACTACTTCATGTGTTTCTAAAAAAATCTACCAAGATTTAGAAAGCAAATATGCCGATTTGAAAAAAGAGCGCAATGCTTTAGCTGATGAAAATGAAGATTTAACGTTTCAAAAAAACAACTTAGAATTAGAAAAAAACAATCTTCAAACAGAATTAGATAAAACTAAAGCCGAAAGAGATAAACTTGCTAATGATTATGCAGCGACTAAGAAAAGTCTTGACAATTTAAAATCTTCTTACGCGGCACTTGAAAAAAACAGTAATGATGCTCTAGAAAGCAACATGAAGAAAAACCGTGAATTGTTAGCAGAATTAGAAGCGAAACAAAAAGCTTTAAATGCTGAACAAGAGCGTTTGAATAAATTAAAAACAGATTTAGAGGCTTCTTCAACTCGTTTAGCAGAATTAGAAAAAATGATGGCTGACAAAGAAGCAGCTATGAACAAATTAAAAGAATCTTTATCAAAAGCGTTAAATGCATTTGAAGGTAAAGGTTTAACAGTAGAAAATCGTAACGGTAAAGTTTACGTTTCTATGGAGAACAAATTATTATTCGAATCGGGAAGTTGGACAGTTGGTGCCGAAGGTAAAAAAGCAGTTAAAGCTCTAGGAAACGTATTGGCTGAAAATCCTGAAATCTCCGTTTTAATTGAAGGACATACTGATAATGACAAAATTGTAGGCACAATTGGTGGTGGAGTTGAAAACAACTGGGATTTATCTACAAAACGTGCAACTGCAATTGTAAATATCTTATCGGAAAACAAAGGAATTGATAAGAAGAATTTAACGGCTGCAGGTCGTAGTGAGTTTGCTCCGTTAGCTGGAAATGAAACTGCTGAAGGAAAAGCTAAAAACAGAAGAATTGAAATTATCTTAACACCTAAATTAGACGAGATTACAAAGCTAATGAGCGAAATGTAA
- a CDS encoding exodeoxyribonuclease III: MKIISYNVNGIRAAISKGFLDWLQQANPDIICLQEIKATEDQIPKMEIEAAGYPYQYYFSAEKKGYSGVAILSKTEPKNVVFGTGIDYMDKEGRNLRADFENVSVMSLYLPSGTNIDRLDHKFQYMDDFQKYIDALKKEVPNLVICGDYNICHEAIDIHDPIRNAKVSGFLPEERAWLDGFMKSGFIDTFRFLNKEPHNYSWWSYRANARNNNKGWRIDYCLAAEPLKDKISRAFILPEAKHSDHCPVVLELL; the protein is encoded by the coding sequence ATGAAAATTATATCGTACAATGTAAACGGAATTCGCGCTGCAATTTCTAAAGGATTTTTAGATTGGTTACAGCAAGCAAATCCAGATATTATTTGTCTACAAGAAATAAAAGCCACTGAAGATCAAATTCCTAAAATGGAAATTGAAGCTGCTGGATATCCTTACCAATACTATTTCTCTGCTGAAAAAAAAGGATATAGTGGCGTTGCAATACTTTCGAAAACAGAACCTAAAAATGTTGTTTTTGGAACTGGAATTGATTACATGGACAAAGAAGGACGAAATCTTCGTGCCGATTTTGAAAATGTTTCTGTGATGAGTTTATACTTGCCTTCGGGCACAAATATCGACAGACTTGACCATAAGTTTCAATATATGGATGATTTTCAAAAGTATATTGATGCTTTGAAAAAAGAAGTTCCAAACTTAGTCATTTGTGGTGATTACAATATTTGCCATGAAGCAATAGACATTCACGATCCAATTCGCAATGCTAAAGTTTCTGGATTTTTACCTGAAGAAAGAGCTTGGCTCGATGGTTTTATGAAAAGCGGATTCATCGATACTTTTCGTTTTTTAAATAAAGAACCTCACAATTACAGTTGGTGGAGTTATCGTGCTAATGCTCGTAACAACAATAAAGGTTGGAGAATCGATTATTGTTTAGCTGCTGAACCTTTAAAAGATAAAATTAGCCGCGCTTTTATTTTACCCGAAGCCAAACATTCCGACCATTGTCCGGTTGTTTTAGAATTACTTTAA
- a CDS encoding GNAT family N-acyltransferase, with translation MGLVTAKEVAKAINTDKYGFLGTFSGWLLMKILKISTLNKIYNRNKHLGELEFLNAILDEFQIKFEIPEEDLKRIPKEGPYITISNHPLGGIDGILLLKLMLEKEPDFKIIANFLLHRIEPMKPYIMPVNPFENHKDAKSSVVGLKETLRHLADGKPLGMFPAGEVSTYKDGKLVVDKEWEEGAIKVIKKANVPVVPIYFHAKNSKLFYFLSKLNDTLRTAKLPSELLTQKHRVIKVRIGKPISTAEQAEYKDTKDYGEFLRRKTYMLANAFEKEQKLITAPSLKVSKQPKQIAKPANHDQILQEINQVREGDFRLLQSKNYEVFLVTADKIPNILHEIGRLREITFREVGEGTNESIDLDQYDKYYHHMFLWDEEAQQIAGAYRMGLGNEIYAQHGIDGFYLHELFRFEPELYDMMSKSIEMGRAFITSDYQQKPMPLFLLWKGIVHTTLRYPEHKYLIGGVSISNQFSDFSKSLMIEFMKSHYYDPYIAQYVHPKKEYKVKLKDADKDFVFNEAEADLNKFDKIIDEVEPGNLRLPVLIKKYIKQNARVVAFNVDPLFNNSVDGLMYIKIADLPESTVKPVMEEFQAELERKEKG, from the coding sequence ATGGGGTTAGTTACGGCCAAAGAGGTAGCAAAAGCTATTAATACAGATAAGTACGGCTTTTTAGGAACTTTTTCAGGATGGTTACTGATGAAGATTCTTAAAATATCGACACTCAATAAAATTTACAATAGGAACAAGCATTTAGGAGAATTAGAATTTTTAAATGCTATATTAGATGAGTTTCAAATTAAGTTTGAAATTCCTGAAGAAGACTTAAAAAGAATTCCAAAAGAAGGTCCGTATATTACCATTTCTAACCATCCTCTTGGAGGAATTGACGGTATTTTACTTTTAAAATTGATGCTTGAAAAAGAGCCTGATTTTAAAATTATTGCTAACTTTCTTTTGCATCGAATTGAACCCATGAAACCTTATATTATGCCGGTTAATCCTTTTGAAAATCATAAGGATGCTAAATCGAGTGTAGTAGGATTAAAGGAGACATTGCGACATCTTGCAGATGGGAAACCCTTAGGAATGTTTCCAGCTGGAGAAGTTTCCACTTATAAAGACGGAAAACTTGTTGTTGATAAAGAATGGGAAGAAGGAGCAATAAAAGTTATTAAAAAGGCTAATGTTCCTGTTGTACCAATTTATTTTCATGCAAAAAACAGCAAGTTGTTTTATTTCTTATCGAAATTAAATGATACGCTTAGAACAGCAAAATTACCAAGTGAGTTATTGACTCAGAAGCATAGAGTAATTAAAGTTAGAATTGGTAAACCAATATCAACTGCTGAACAAGCCGAATACAAAGACACCAAAGATTACGGTGAGTTTTTAAGAAGAAAAACATATATGTTAGCTAATGCTTTTGAAAAAGAGCAAAAACTAATTACCGCCCCTTCATTAAAGGTTAGTAAACAACCAAAACAAATTGCAAAGCCAGCAAATCACGATCAAATTCTACAAGAAATTAATCAAGTAAGAGAAGGTGATTTTAGATTATTGCAAAGTAAAAATTATGAAGTTTTCTTAGTTACAGCTGATAAAATTCCTAATATACTTCATGAAATTGGACGATTACGTGAAATTACCTTTAGAGAAGTTGGTGAAGGAACAAACGAATCTATAGATTTAGATCAATACGATAAGTATTATCATCATATGTTTTTGTGGGATGAAGAAGCGCAGCAAATTGCGGGAGCTTACCGAATGGGATTAGGAAATGAAATTTATGCACAGCATGGAATAGACGGTTTTTACTTGCATGAACTTTTCCGTTTTGAGCCTGAATTATACGATATGATGAGTAAATCTATCGAAATGGGTAGAGCATTTATTACTAGTGATTATCAACAAAAACCGATGCCTTTATTTTTACTTTGGAAAGGGATTGTACATACTACTTTACGTTATCCAGAGCATAAGTATTTAATTGGTGGTGTGAGTATCAGCAATCAGTTTTCAGATTTTTCAAAATCGTTGATGATTGAGTTTATGAAATCTCATTATTACGATCCTTACATAGCGCAATATGTTCATCCCAAGAAAGAATATAAGGTTAAATTGAAAGATGCCGATAAGGATTTTGTTTTTAATGAAGCTGAAGCCGATTTAAATAAGTTTGACAAGATCATCGATGAAGTTGAACCAGGTAATTTACGTTTACCTGTTTTAATTAAAAAGTATATCAAGCAAAATGCAAGAGTTGTTGCCTTTAATGTAGATCCATTGTTTAACAATTCTGTAGATGGATTAATGTACATTAAAATTGCCGACTTGCCAGAAAGTACTGTGAAGCCAGTTATGGAAGAATTCCAAGCTGAGTTAGAAAGAAAAGAAAAAGGATAA
- a CDS encoding TM2 domain-containing protein, producing the protein METNQTNETWNQPKQENKKIVAGICAILIGGIGVHKFILGYSKEGIIQIILSVVSCGLLGIIPFIEGIIYLTKSDEDFYNTYQVGKRPWF; encoded by the coding sequence ATGGAAACAAATCAAACAAATGAGACTTGGAATCAACCAAAACAAGAAAATAAAAAAATTGTTGCTGGAATTTGTGCTATTTTAATTGGCGGAATCGGTGTGCACAAATTTATTTTGGGATATTCTAAAGAAGGAATCATTCAAATTATCTTATCTGTTGTAAGTTGTGGTTTATTAGGTATTATTCCTTTCATTGAAGGAATTATTTACCTAACAAAATCTGATGAAGATTTTTACAACACTTACCAAGTAGGAAAAAGACCTTGGTTTTAA
- a CDS encoding VOC family protein: MSSNNPKRVTGIGGFFFKSKNPEETRNWYNKHLGLNTDNYGASFWWKDNEGKDCMTQWSPFQEDTKYFQPSEKEFMQNFRVENLEWLLDELKKEGVTIVGNMETYDYGKFAWILDPEGNKIELWEPIDEPLK, encoded by the coding sequence ATGAGTTCAAACAATCCAAAAAGAGTGACAGGCATTGGTGGTTTTTTCTTTAAAAGTAAAAACCCGGAAGAAACAAGAAACTGGTACAACAAACATTTAGGATTAAACACCGATAACTATGGCGCATCTTTTTGGTGGAAAGATAACGAAGGAAAAGATTGTATGACACAGTGGAGTCCATTTCAAGAGGATACAAAATATTTTCAGCCTTCTGAAAAAGAGTTTATGCAGAACTTTCGTGTCGAGAATTTAGAATGGCTATTAGATGAACTAAAAAAAGAGGGGGTAACAATTGTTGGCAATATGGAGACTTATGATTATGGTAAGTTTGCATGGATTTTAGATCCAGAAGGAAATAAAATTGAACTTTGGGAACCTATAGATGAACCTTTAAAATAA
- a CDS encoding 2-hydroxyacid dehydrogenase, producing the protein MKTIKILHIDNNHPILWNQLDKLGFQNEADFKSSKEEIEAKIENYNGIVIRSRFKIDRTFIDKAKNLEFIARVGAGLESIDCDYALSKNIHLIAAPEGNRNAVGEHALGMLLSLFNNLNKADKEVKKGIWQREANRGYELDGKTVGIIGYGNMGKAFAKKLRGFDVEVLCYDILPNVGDENAKQVSLSELQLKADVLSLHVPWTTETDKMINSEFINQFEKPFWLLNLARGKCVVTKDLVSALKNKKIVGAGLDVLEYEKLSFENLFDEHSKNEDFEYLRNCDHVILTPHIGGWTFESHKKLAQTIVDKIKVLYNL; encoded by the coding sequence ATGAAAACAATTAAAATTTTACATATCGACAATAATCATCCTATTCTTTGGAATCAATTAGACAAACTAGGCTTTCAAAATGAAGCAGATTTTAAATCTTCTAAAGAAGAAATTGAAGCCAAAATTGAAAACTACAATGGTATTGTCATTCGTAGTCGATTTAAGATTGATAGAACTTTTATTGACAAAGCAAAAAACTTAGAGTTTATTGCGCGTGTTGGCGCTGGTTTAGAAAGTATTGATTGTGATTATGCTCTTTCAAAAAACATTCATTTAATTGCTGCTCCTGAAGGCAATCGAAATGCAGTTGGGGAACATGCGCTTGGCATGTTATTGTCGCTTTTTAACAACCTCAATAAAGCCGATAAAGAGGTAAAAAAAGGAATTTGGCAACGTGAGGCAAATCGTGGGTATGAGTTAGACGGAAAAACCGTTGGAATTATTGGTTATGGAAATATGGGTAAAGCATTTGCAAAAAAACTTCGTGGTTTTGATGTCGAAGTTTTATGTTATGATATTTTACCAAATGTGGGTGATGAAAATGCTAAACAAGTTTCACTTTCAGAACTTCAACTAAAGGCAGATGTTTTAAGTCTTCATGTTCCATGGACAACTGAAACCGATAAAATGATAAATTCAGAATTTATCAATCAGTTTGAAAAACCCTTTTGGTTATTAAACTTAGCTCGCGGAAAATGTGTGGTAACAAAAGATTTAGTCTCAGCATTGAAAAATAAAAAAATAGTAGGCGCCGGATTAGATGTTTTAGAATATGAAAAACTTTCTTTTGAAAATTTATTTGACGAACATTCAAAGAATGAAGATTTTGAATATCTTCGTAATTGTGATCATGTAATTTTAACACCGCACATTGGTGGTTGGACATTTGAAAGTCATAAAAAATTAGCACAAACTATAGTTGACAAAATTAAAGTCTTATATAATTTATGA